CTCAATGCACAAGAAGGCACATTTTCGCCATATTCTTTTTTTGGTGTTGGTAACAATACCTTTAAAGGTACTCACAGAAAATAGGTCGATGGGAGGAATTAGTTTATTTTCAGATAGTATTCATCTCAATTTACAAAACCCAGCATCTTACTCTAAGCTGAAACTTACAACTTTTAGTATAGCTACAACAGCCAATAGTCTTAAAATTGAAGAAGGCTCACAAACAGACAACATAAAATTTTCAACGATAGATTACATAGGTATAGGTATTCCTCTCAAAAAACTTGGGATAGGTTTTGGACTTAAACCTCTATCAGCCGTAGGTTATGAAATACAAAATATTGAGGATAATATCGCAGAATCATTAAATGGGAGAGGTGGCATTAATACATCATATATCTCTGCAGGGTTTAACGCTTACAAAAATTTAAGTGTTGGTGTAACCCTAAATTATAATTTTGGTGACATTGAAAATAAAAATTTAATAATTCAAAACAACATAGAACGCTCTTCAAGAGAGATTAATAATACCAACATTCGTGGCTTTACCTTTGATATAGGCTTGCAACACCAATTTGAGTTCAAGAAAAAATATACCGTTAAAACAGCTTTATCCTATTCGCCAGAAACTTCTTTAAATATTGATAATGATAGACAGCTCGCCACCATTGTTTTTGGTAGTGATGGCGGCGAAATTATAATTGACAGCAATGATGCCATTACCACATCTTCAGAAATTGATTTCGGTTCAAAAATTAATGCTGGTATAGGTATTGGTCAAGACAGAAAATGGTTTGCAGGATTAGAATATGTTTATCAAAGCAAGAGTGATTTTTCTGCAATAAATTTTAATAATAATATCGACTTAGATTTTGTATCATCTAACCAAATTAAGCTCGGTGGCTTTTTTATACCAAGATTCAACGCACCTCGTGGCTATTTGAAACGTATAGTTTATAGGGCTGGATTACGCTATGAACAGACAGGTCTAGAATATAAAGGAGAGTCGATAGATGAGTTTGGCATATCTTTTGGAGTAGGACTACCAGCAGGTCGATTATTCACCAATATTAATCTTGGTGCTGAATTTTGGCAACGCGGAAAAACAACAAATGATTTAATTCAAGAAAATTATTTCAGTTTTTTTGTAAGTTTGTCCTTTAATGATTTATGGTTTCAAAAACCAAAGTATAATTAAACAATATATAAACTATGAAAACGAAACTGTTTGTTTTATGTGTAACAGCTTTTTTGGGTTTAAACAACATTACAGCCCAAGAATGTACAAAAAATTTAAGCTTGTTTAATGATAGTGCAAAGGCTGGAATTTATCAAGATGCTTTACCACGGTATGAAAAACTTATAAAAGAATGCCCTGATTTCAATATTGTTTTATATAAACGGGCTGATAAAATGTTTGGAGAACTTGTTGATAAGGCTCAAAAAAATGGAGACAAATCCAAACAAAAGGAATATGCCCAAATGATGATTGATAATATCAAATTAAGAATGAAACATTTTACTAATGAAACTCCTTTTGGTAAATACAATGCTGAAATTGGTAAAATAATGTATGAAAATGATCTGGGTAGCCTTGACGAACAATTTAATTACTTTGAAGAATCTTGGAATAAAGATAGTGATAACTTTCACTCTCCTAAAGGGCTTTACATTTACTTCTTATTATATGATAAACAAGTAGATGCTGGCAAAAAATCTATAAATGACCTATTTGTAAAATACGATCAAATCATCAATCAAATAGAAAGAATGGAAAATGAGCAAGCCGTAGTGGCTAAAGACATTTTAGATAAAAAACAAAACGGTGAACAGTTGACTGCAAAAGAAAAAAGAAAAGAAAAAAATGCTGAAATTTATCTTAAAAATTACGACTTGATCAAAAAGGGAATTAATAAAGTGTTAGGAGATAAAGCTGATTGTGACAACCTTATACCAATGTATAATAAGAATTTTGAAGAAAAGAAAACAGATATAAACTGGCTTAGAATTGCTTCTTCAAGAATGAACGCAAAAGACTGTACTTCTGATCCGTTATTCTTTAAATTGGTAGAAGCACTTCACGATATTGAACCTTCTGCAAAAACAGCTTTATACCTTGGTAAATTAGCTATGCAAAATGGCGATGCCAACAAAGCTTTAGAATACTACAAAAACGCAGCTGAACTAGAAAAAGAACCACTTGACAAAGCTAAAGCATATTTTAGCATCGCTGAAGTCTATAAAAAAAGAGGGGCTTTTTCTTCTGCTAGAAATTACTACAACCTAGCTCTGAATAACAAACCTTCTATGGGTATTGCTTATCTAAGAATAGCAGACATGATTGCTAGCAGTGCTAACAACTGCGGTAATACAACTTTTGAAAAAAGAGCGGTTTATTGGAAAGTCGCAGATTATGCAAGACGTGCCGCAAGCGTAGATGCAAGTTTAAAAAGTCATGCCACAGAAACCGCTAATAGTTACGAGCAACGTGCTCCCTCAAAATCTGATATTTTCCAAGAAGGTATGCAAGGCAAAACTGTAACTTTCTCTTGTTGGGTTGGCGGTAGCGTAAAAGTGCCAAACCTTTAAAATGAAACTTAAAATAATAACTTTAAAAAGCATTGTAGTGATAATTTTTCTGCAATGCTTTTTGCTTGTGATAGCAACCTCAACGAAGTCAATAAATTTAATTTAGAAGTCAATACACCACAAGGTGTTGCCAAAAACATCAATCTCTTTTTCACCGATAGTGGTGTTGTAAAGGCTAACTTAAAAAGTCCAAAAATGCTAGATTATTCTCATGAAAAATACCCTTACAGAATATTTCCTATTGGGGTTGAAGTAGATTTCTTTAATAGCGATTCCACAAAAAACACTGTCATAGCCGATTCTGCAATTGTTCACGCCAATTCTAATCTTATTGATATGAGAAAAAACGTGAAAATTATCACATCTGATAGCCTTGTTTTAACCACTTCTCAACTCTATTGGGATACAGCTAAACAATGGGTCTTTACAGACAGAAACTACAAAATACGCTTAGCTAACGGTACCGAAAATAATGGCACAGGCTTTGACTCTGACCAAGAATTTACGGTGTTTAACTCTAGAACCAATACCGGAATACAAGTCATTGAAGACAACTCACTTTAGGCTAAAGTTACATCGATAGCTAATACACTTTGCGTTTAATGGCTTAATATTTTCTTACCTTTGTAAAATCTAATTTTATAGCCGTGAAATTTTTTAAATTCTTTCAATACGCTTATCTCGTATTTGCCATTTTATTTGTAGTTCGAGCTTTTGTGGTTTGGCAAGATTCCTATCAACAAGCTTTACTCCTTATTTTTTTAGCCCTAGTTGCCATTTTTATGTTCTTTTTTAAAAGACATTTTAGAAATAAATATAAAGACAAGTCATAATGCAAATTGAATGGCTCATCATTATCATTTCCCTTTTGCTATCTGCTTTTTTTTCAGGTATGGAAATTGCCTACGTTTCTTCTAACAAATTGCATATTGAAATTGAAAAAAAACAAAACAACTTTATTGCTAAAGCTCTAAAACAACTTACCGAAAAACCTTCAAAGTTTATTGCCACAATGCTACTTGGCAACAATATCGCCTTAGTGATTTATGGCTTGTTTATGGGTGATGTTTTAACCGATTGGCTTGCTGATTTCCATACAAATAATTCGGTTTTGTATTATTTTACGCACGAGGCTAAATTATTTACTCAAACTTTAATTTCTACTGCACTTATTTTGGTTACTGCAGAATTTTTACCTAAGGTTTTTTTTCAAATTTATGCCAATCAAATTATTAGAATTCTAGCCCTGCCAGCCATTATCTTTTACTACATATTTTGGCTATTTACAGATTTTATAATTGGATTGACGGATATTATCCTTAAAAAAATATTTAAAGTCAAAGGCGATACCGTTCAACTCAATTTCACAAAAGTTGAGCTTGGTCACTATATCAGCGAGCAAATGGAGTCTAAAGAAGTTGATGAAGAGGTGGATTCAGAAATTCAAATCTTTCAAAACGCCCTGGAGTTTTCAAATGTCAAAGCACGAGAAGTGATGATACCAAGAAACGAAATTGTAGCGGTTGAAATTGATGAAAACCCCAATAAACTCATCGATTTATTTACAAAAACAGGACTTTCAAAAATTTTGGTTTACAAAGAAACCAACGATGATATAATAGGTTATGTGCATTCCTTTGAAATGTTTAAACATCCTCAACATATCTCTGAAATATTAAGATCAGTAATCTTTGTCCCAGAAACTGTTCATGTCAAAGAAATCCTGAACAACTTAATTAAAAAACAAAAAAGCATTGCCGTTGTTATAGACGAATACGGTGGCACAAGTGGGATGATGACCGTAGAAGACATCGTAGAAGAACTCTTTGGCGAAATAGAAGACGAACACGACCCAGTAGTACTTATTGAAGAAGTGGTTAAAGAAAATACTTACAAATTTTCAGCACGACACGAAGTCGATTACCTCAATGAAAAATATAAAATCAATATTCCCAAAAGTGAATCCTACGAAACTCTGGGTGGATACATTATGAATCACGCTGAAGAAATTCCAGAAGCCAACACCAGTTTTGTCATTGATAATTTTAAAATCAAAATTCTTGAAGCCTCTACCAAAAAAATAGAACTCATACAACTTTCTGTGAATGAACAAGAAGACAAATAAAATAAAAGAGACTGTCAGATAAATAATAAGCCGATATATGACTTATTTTCAACAAAAACCTTATTTTCGCAAACTATATTTTTATAAAAAAAGCATAAATGGCAATATTAAATTCAATACGTAAAAAAACAGCAATCCTTATCCTTATAATTGCACTGGCACTTTTTGCCTTTGTATTGTCAGATTTAATCAACACTAGTGGTTTTTCTTCTGAAAAATCTGTTCAAGAAATAGGAACAGTTGGCGATAAAAAAATCGATAGAGTTCAATTTGCTCAAAACGTTGAAAACTACATCCAACAAACTCAAGGTCGTGCAACAACCATGCAAGCCGTTAAACAAGTTTGGGATGCTAAAGTCCAAGAACTTGCCCTGGAAGAAGAGTTTGAAGAACTTGGAATTGAAGTTGGTCGTGACCAAATTATTGCTAAACTTTCTGAAACCTTAGCAGGAAATCCAAATTTTTCTAATAGCGAAGGCTTTTTTGACGAAGCAGTAATGACCGAATATCTCGCAAACTTAAAAGAAACACAACCTCAACAATTTCAACAGTGGCAAAACTATGAAAATAGCGTTGCCAACCAAGTAAAACAAGAAATCTACTTTAACCTTATTAAAGCTGGCGTTGGTGCTACTTTGCTCGAAGCCAAAGAAAATTATAAGTTACAGTCAGACAATGTAAGTTTTCAAGTGGTTCGTATTCCATTTGATAAAGCAGAAGATGTTGAAGTTTCAACTTCGGAAATAGAAAATTATATCAAAAAAAATCCAAAGCAATTTCAACAAGAAGCTCAAAGAGATATTCAATATGTTTTATTTGAAGACAAACCTTCAAAAAAAGATATTGAGCAGGCTAAAGCCAATTTAGAAAATCTTATCGAAGATTTTAAAACAACTGAAGATGAAAGTGCATTTATCAATATAAATTCAGATGAACCGTACAACGCAACTTTTAAATTTGAAAACCAATTACCATCTGATATAAAGCATGAACTTCTATCATTAGATATAGGTGAAGTTTATAGACTATACAAAACATCTGAGGCTTGGAAGGCTACTAAATTAGTCGAAACCCAAAAAATGCCAGACTCAGCCAAAGCAAGTCATATTTTAATTTCAACTCAAGACCCAAACATACAACGTACACCAGAAGAAGCTAAAAACTTAGCCGATAGCCTGCTTGCAGTTATAAAAGCTAATCCATCTAAAATGGATGAGCTTGCTAAAGAATTTTCTGCTGACACTGGTAGTGCTGAAAAAGGTGGTGATTTAGGATGGAATGGATATGGCAGATTTGTCCCTGCTTTTAACGAGGCTGTTTTCAACAATGAGCCTGGCTTTAAAACAGTTGTTGAAACAAGATTTGGTTACCACGTCATCCACGTCAAAGAACATTCAGAAAAAAGCACAATGTATAAGTTTGCTGATTTAGTGGTTAAGATCAAACCTTCTGAAGAAACCTTAAATGAAGTTTACAGAAATGCTGGTAACTTTTTATTAAACGCAAAGAATGGCGAGTTTACTGAAGTTGCAAAAGAAAACAATTATGAAGTTAAGCCTGTTCTTGGCGTGAAAGCCTTAGACGAGCAAATTCCTGGTCTTGGTGCACAACGACAAATTGTAAATTGGGCATTCAATGAAGAGAGTTCAGCTGGCGATATTAAGCAATTTGATATAGACAAAGGTTACGCTGTAGTTCAACTTAACAAAATTAAAAAAGAAGGCTTACAGTCTGCTCAACAAGCTTCAGCAAAAGTAACTCCCATTTTAGAAAAACAGAAAAAAGCCAAAGCAATTATCTCTCAAATAAACTCACAAGATTTAAATGAAATTGCCAGTCAATTTAATGTTAGCGTTCAAACAGCTAATGCTGTAAATATGCAAAACCCGCTAATTCCTGGTGCTGGTGATGAACCTAAAGTCGTAGGAGTAGCCTTTGCTTTAGAAAAAGGTGAAATTAGCCAACTTGTTGAAGGTAAAAAGGAGTTTATGTGATTAAATTAATTCAAAAAACTGAAGCTCCTGCCTTAGCTTCTTATAAAAATGAAGCACTTAAAGAAACTCAAAAACGCATCCAAAAACTACAAAACCCTAAAAATGATGTTATTGAAGCTTTAAAAAAAGCTAAAGACATTAAAGACAATAGGGCAAAGGTTTATTAACCTTCAAACCTTTTAAAAATATTATTAAATAAAGCTGTCCTAAACAGGCGACTTTTTTGTTGCAATATCTCTACCCATTCAACTGAGGTTAATTTATTCAGGTTAGGGTCTTAATAGCTTTTAAAATCACACTATCAACACTGGTTTTTGAAGCTTGATAAACTTCTTTTGTATAATATTCAGCAACTTTTGCTGTGGTTTTGCCTATACAAATTGCTATAGGTTTTTGGTTGTGAATTTCATAATAACTTTTTACCCCAAGTGGACTAAAACACAACACCGCATCAAATGTGTTAAGAAATGTTTTTAAATGACATACAGAGTCATAAAGATGATATTCTTTTAAAGATACATTATGTTTAGAAAGTATATCAGGCAAATCGT
This genomic window from Flavobacterium sp. CS20 contains:
- a CDS encoding hemolysin family protein, which encodes MQIEWLIIIISLLLSAFFSGMEIAYVSSNKLHIEIEKKQNNFIAKALKQLTEKPSKFIATMLLGNNIALVIYGLFMGDVLTDWLADFHTNNSVLYYFTHEAKLFTQTLISTALILVTAEFLPKVFFQIYANQIIRILALPAIIFYYIFWLFTDFIIGLTDIILKKIFKVKGDTVQLNFTKVELGHYISEQMESKEVDEEVDSEIQIFQNALEFSNVKAREVMIPRNEIVAVEIDENPNKLIDLFTKTGLSKILVYKETNDDIIGYVHSFEMFKHPQHISEILRSVIFVPETVHVKEILNNLIKKQKSIAVVIDEYGGTSGMMTVEDIVEELFGEIEDEHDPVVLIEEVVKENTYKFSARHEVDYLNEKYKINIPKSESYETLGGYIMNHAEEIPEANTSFVIDNFKIKILEASTKKIELIQLSVNEQEDK
- a CDS encoding lipid outer membrane transport protein FadL-like protein: MGGISLFSDSIHLNLQNPASYSKLKLTTFSIATTANSLKIEEGSQTDNIKFSTIDYIGIGIPLKKLGIGFGLKPLSAVGYEIQNIEDNIAESLNGRGGINTSYISAGFNAYKNLSVGVTLNYNFGDIENKNLIIQNNIERSSREINNTNIRGFTFDIGLQHQFEFKKKYTVKTALSYSPETSLNIDNDRQLATIVFGSDGGEIIIDSNDAITTSSEIDFGSKINAGIGIGQDRKWFAGLEYVYQSKSDFSAINFNNNIDLDFVSSNQIKLGGFFIPRFNAPRGYLKRIVYRAGLRYEQTGLEYKGESIDEFGISFGVGLPAGRLFTNINLGAEFWQRGKTTNDLIQENYFSFFVSLSFNDLWFQKPKYN
- a CDS encoding M48 family metallopeptidase is translated as MKTKLFVLCVTAFLGLNNITAQECTKNLSLFNDSAKAGIYQDALPRYEKLIKECPDFNIVLYKRADKMFGELVDKAQKNGDKSKQKEYAQMMIDNIKLRMKHFTNETPFGKYNAEIGKIMYENDLGSLDEQFNYFEESWNKDSDNFHSPKGLYIYFLLYDKQVDAGKKSINDLFVKYDQIINQIERMENEQAVVAKDILDKKQNGEQLTAKEKRKEKNAEIYLKNYDLIKKGINKVLGDKADCDNLIPMYNKNFEEKKTDINWLRIASSRMNAKDCTSDPLFFKLVEALHDIEPSAKTALYLGKLAMQNGDANKALEYYKNAAELEKEPLDKAKAYFSIAEVYKKRGAFSSARNYYNLALNNKPSMGIAYLRIADMIASSANNCGNTTFEKRAVYWKVADYARRAASVDASLKSHATETANSYEQRAPSKSDIFQEGMQGKTVTFSCWVGGSVKVPNL
- a CDS encoding peptidylprolyl isomerase, which encodes MAILNSIRKKTAILILIIALALFAFVLSDLINTSGFSSEKSVQEIGTVGDKKIDRVQFAQNVENYIQQTQGRATTMQAVKQVWDAKVQELALEEEFEELGIEVGRDQIIAKLSETLAGNPNFSNSEGFFDEAVMTEYLANLKETQPQQFQQWQNYENSVANQVKQEIYFNLIKAGVGATLLEAKENYKLQSDNVSFQVVRIPFDKAEDVEVSTSEIENYIKKNPKQFQQEAQRDIQYVLFEDKPSKKDIEQAKANLENLIEDFKTTEDESAFININSDEPYNATFKFENQLPSDIKHELLSLDIGEVYRLYKTSEAWKATKLVETQKMPDSAKASHILISTQDPNIQRTPEEAKNLADSLLAVIKANPSKMDELAKEFSADTGSAEKGGDLGWNGYGRFVPAFNEAVFNNEPGFKTVVETRFGYHVIHVKEHSEKSTMYKFADLVVKIKPSEETLNEVYRNAGNFLLNAKNGEFTEVAKENNYEVKPVLGVKALDEQIPGLGAQRQIVNWAFNEESSAGDIKQFDIDKGYAVVQLNKIKKEGLQSAQQASAKVTPILEKQKKAKAIISQINSQDLNEIASQFNVSVQTANAVNMQNPLIPGAGDEPKVVGVAFALEKGEISQLVEGKKEFM
- the lptC gene encoding LPS export ABC transporter periplasmic protein LptC — encoded protein: MLFACDSNLNEVNKFNLEVNTPQGVAKNINLFFTDSGVVKANLKSPKMLDYSHEKYPYRIFPIGVEVDFFNSDSTKNTVIADSAIVHANSNLIDMRKNVKIITSDSLVLTTSQLYWDTAKQWVFTDRNYKIRLANGTENNGTGFDSDQEFTVFNSRTNTGIQVIEDNSL